Within the Bosea sp. 685 genome, the region CCGGCTCCTTTGCCGGTGAGGCGTTCACCTTGCGTTTCATTCCCTCACGAGAGGACAAGGACTGGGATCTCGGCGATCTCAAGAAGCGCGGCGAGGACAACATCCAGTGGGAGGCCGTCGAGGCGATCGAGGCTGGGCAGGTCCTGGTGATCGACAGCCGCAATGACCCCCGCGCGGCTTCCGCCGGCAACATGCTGATGACCCGCATGATGCGCAAGGGTGTCGCTGCGGCGATCACCGACGGCGCCTTCCGCGACGGCACGGAAATTTCGGAGATGCCGTTCCCCGCCTATTGCCGCGCCAACACCGCCTCCACGCGTCCAGCCTATCATCGGGCCATCGCGATGCAGGAACCCGTCGGTTGCGCAGAAGTCGCCGTCTATCCCGGCGACATCATCGTGGGCGATTCCGATGGCGTGACGGTCATTCCGCGCCAGATCGCGGCGGAGGTCGCCGACGCTGCCTATGAGCAGGAGCGGCGCGAGAAGTTCCTTTTCACCAAGATCGATGCCGGCGCGCCTCTCTTCGGAACCTATCCGGCGGGGCCGGAGACGCTCGCGGAATATGACGCATGGCTTGCGGCGGGGAACGACCTATGAGCTCCGACACTCCGGCGGCCAAGGCCGAGGCGTTGATCCGCCACTATTTCGACATGTGCAACGCGGCTGACCGTCAGGGATTGATCGATTGCTTCACGCCCGAC harbors:
- a CDS encoding ribonuclease activity regulator RraA is translated as MSDKIAVSPETLDKLRKCGQGTLTTQLFRRGYRQQFLVGLTPLNRKAGSFAGEAFTLRFIPSREDKDWDLGDLKKRGEDNIQWEAVEAIEAGQVLVIDSRNDPRAASAGNMLMTRMMRKGVAAAITDGAFRDGTEISEMPFPAYCRANTASTRPAYHRAIAMQEPVGCAEVAVYPGDIIVGDSDGVTVIPRQIAAEVADAAYEQERREKFLFTKIDAGAPLFGTYPAGPETLAEYDAWLAAGNDL